A genomic window from Chrysoperla carnea chromosome 3, inChrCarn1.1, whole genome shotgun sequence includes:
- the LOC123295777 gene encoding facilitated trehalose transporter Tret1-2 homolog translates to MLLEHDGKSSSNWDYKYVEVQNNDEELGKSESKRNYIQEYITTAISGFGMLICGIHFTWIGPILPQLLSGNFKIQITMEQSVWVIGLVQVGAIPGCIIASIVANVYGRKKAILFATIPFIISAIITTFAETVLHYYIARFIGGFGVGIAYSVIPMYISEISSAEIRGILGTSIHLSLSVGAFICFVLGAYLPIVTYSAVCAIFPIIMLCFTFYLPETPYFRVVKHDYEEAENILKFLRKKIYVRDELKRLIEGYKAETAEKKQSWLDLFRDNTNRKSVIIITALLMAQQWTGGIAIFSYSQVIFVDGHSSISAETCGIFLSFMNFAVVFLCGALVDRLGRRILLMISGSITILPLVILSGYFYLQDHTNFVYIENLRLIPLIAIVFFKFSIGIGVSSLPYLILGELFPTSVKAHAASVISISGSVVGVAGNKMYQVFLQEFGYSATFVIFIMWMILALIFVYFMVPETKGLTLEEIQVKLRKSNKKQNQVVLGKSLTTSCGQ, encoded by the exons atgttattaGAACACGATGGAAAATCCTCCTCGAATTGGGATTACAAATATGTTGAAGTACAaaataatgatgaagaattGGGTAAAAGCGAATCAAAACGAAATTACATACAAGAATATATAACGACAGCAATTT ctGGATTTGGTATGCTTATTTGTGGAATACATTTCACTTGGATTGGTCCAATACTACCACAATTATTGTCGGGtaactttaaaatacaaataaccaTGGAACAATCTGTATGGGTTATTGGTTTAGTGCAAGTAGGTGCAATTCCAGGTTGTATTATAGCATCAATTGTCGCAAATGTTTATGGGAGGAAAAAAGCTATTTTATTCGCAACAATACCATTTATCATTTCAGCAATAATAACTACTTTCGCCGAGACagttttacattattatattgcaCGATTTATTGGTGGATTTGGAGTTGGTATTGCATATTCGGTAATTCCAATGTATATAAGTGAAATTTCTTCAGCAGAAATTCGTGGAATTTTGGGAACTTCGATTCACTTGTCATTGAGTGTGGGagcatttatttgttttgttttgggtGCATATTTACCGATTGTTACATATTCCGCAGTTTGTGCAATTTTCCCaattattatgttatgtttCACATTTTATTTACCGGAAACACCATATTTTCGAGTGGTTAAACATGATTATGAGGAAGcagaaaatatactaaaattccttcggaaaaaaatttatgtcagAGATGAATTAAAGCGTTTGATTGAAGGTTATAAAGCAGAAACAGCTGAAAAGAAGCAATCATGGTTGGATCTATTCAGGGACAACACAAATCGGAAATCAGTAATTATAATTACCGCGCTTTTAATGGCTCAACAATGGACAGGAGGTATagcaattttttcatattcacaAGTAATTTTTGTAGATGGTCATTCAAGTATTTCCGCTGAAACATGTGGAATATTTTTATCGTTTATGAATTTTGCCGTTGTGTTTCTTTGTGGAGCATTAGTTGATCGATTAGGACGACGTATTTTACTCATGATTTCTGGATCAATTACAATTTTACCGTTGGTTATATTGAgtggttatttttatttacaagatcaTACGAATTTCGTATATATTGAAAACCTTCGATTAATTCCGTTAATtgcaattgtattttttaaattttcaattgggATTGGTGTGAGTTCATTACCGTATTTAATTTTGGGAGAATTATTTCCAACAAGTGTTAAAGCGCATGCTGCGTCGGTAATTTCAATAAGTGGATCTGTGGTCGGTGTTGCAGGAAATAAAATGTATCAAGTTTTTCTTCAAGAATTTGGTTATTCTGCcacatttgttatatttatcatGTGGATGATTTtagcattaatatttgtttattttatggtaCCAGAAACTAAAGGTTTGACGTTGGAAGAAATTCAagttaaattaagaaaatcgaataaaaaacaaaatcaagttGTTTTGGGAAAATCACTAACGACGTCATGCGGTCAATAA
- the LOC123296245 gene encoding facilitated trehalose transporter Tret1-like, whose amino-acid sequence MVIKIFLTATLGIIVCGIQFTWAGPILPQLLSGSFKIQITMEQSVWVVGLVQVGAIPGCIVASIISNNYGRKKAILFATIPFIISAIITIFAETILQFYMARFIGGFGVGIAYTVIPMYISEISSAEIRGILATSIPLSFSFGQFICFVLGAYLPIVTYSAVCAIFPIIMLCFTFYLPETPYFQVIKQDFEKAENILKFLRKKIYVEEELKRLIEGYKAYTTEKQSLWDLFRDSTNRKSVITITALLMAQQWTGAVAIFSYSQVIFVDGHSSISAETCGIFFSFMNFAVVFLCGVLVDRLGRRILLMISGSISILPLALLGGYFYLQDYTKFEYIEQLRLIPLIATVIFKVSLGIGVNALPYLILGELFPTSVKAHAASVMSICGSAFGAAGNKMYQVFLEEFDYPVTFGIFIMWMILALVFIYFMVPETKGLTLEEIQVKLRKSNTK is encoded by the coding sequence atggttattaaaatttttttaacagcaaCACTTGGTATAATTGTTTGTGGAATACAATTCACATGGGCTGGTCCAATATTACCACAATTATTGTCGGGAagctttaaaatacaaataaccaTGGAACAATCTGTATGGGTTGTTGGCCTTGTTCAAGTTGGTGCAATTCCAGGATGTATTGTGGCATCAATTATCTCAAATAATTATGGACGGAAAAAAGCTATTTTATTCGCAACAATACCATTTATCATCTCAGCAATAATTACCATTTTCGCCgaaacaattttacaattttatatggCACGATTTATTGGTGGATTTGGAGTTGGTATCGCATATACGGTAATTCCAATGTATATAAGTGAAATTTCATCAGCAGAAATTCGTGGAATTTTGGCAACTTCGATCCCGTTGTCATTCAGTTTCGgtcaatttatttgttttgttttgggtGCATATTTACCGATTGTTACATATTCCGCAGTTTGTGCAATTTTCCCaattattatgttatgtttCACATTTTATTTACCGGAAACGCCATATTTTCAAGTGATTAAACAGGATTTTGAGAAAGcagaaaatatattgaaatttctaagaaaaaaaatttatgttgaagAGGAATTAAAACGATTAATTGAAGGATATAAAGCATACACGACTGAAAAGCAATCATTGTGGGATCTGTTCAGGGACAGCACAAATCGGAAATCAGTAATTACAATTACCGCGCTTTTAATGGCTCAACAATGGACGGGCGCAGttgcaattttttcatattcacaAGTAATTTTTGTAGATGGTCATTCAAGTATTTCCGCTGAAACATgtggaatatttttttcgtttatgaatTTTGCTGTTGTATTTCTTTGTGGAGTATTAGTTGATCGATTAGGACGACGTATTCTACTTATGATTTCTggatcaatttcaattttgccGTTGGCTTTATTGGgcggatatttttatttacaagattatACGAAATTTGAATATATCGAACAACTTCGATTAATACCATTAATTGCAAcggtaattttcaaagtttcacTTGGTATTGGTGTAAATGCATTACCGTATTTAATTTTGGGAGAATTATTTCCAACAAGTGTTAAAGCGCATGCTGCGTCGGTAATGTCAATATGTGGATCTGCGTTCGGTGCTGCGGGTAATAAAATGTATCAAGTTTTTCTTGAAGAATTTGATTACCCTGTTACATTTGGAATATTTATCATGTGGATGATTTTAgcattagtatttatttattttatggtacCAGAAACTAAAGGTTTGACGCTAGAAGAAATTCAagttaaattaagaaaatcgaatacaaaataa
- the LOC123295799 gene encoding facilitated trehalose transporter Tret1-like, producing the protein MTLEQNKKTAANWDYKYVEVQNKDEELDKSDPKPNYTQEFISTLIVGLVMINSGINFTWIGPILPQLLSGNFKIQITMEQSVWIIGLVNIGAIPGCLVASMVSNKYGRKKAIIMSAIPFIISALIDIFAESVLHYYIARFMGGYGIGVSFAVVPMYISEISSPNIRGILSVSIYMAMSMGTLFVFVFGAYLPIVTYCAVLTIFPIIQLVFTFYLSETPYFHMIKNNYNEAENALKFLRKKSNVQDELNRLIEGYKDQTAEGKPSVWDLFTDSTNLKSVFIVTVLLMGQMWTGARAIFEYSQVLFEDGHSSISAEKCGIIVAVMNFAVIFLSGWLVDRFGRRKLIMASGIITFLPLAVLGGYFYLQDYTNFEHMEKLRLIPLIGIVFFKFSFGIGLHGMAYVLTGELFPTSVKAYATSVISIIGSAIAVAANKMYQVVLTKFDYPGVFVMFIMWLILVLIFAYFVVPETKGLTLEEIQVKLRKLNKK; encoded by the exons atgactttagaacaaaataaaaaaaccgcgGCTAATTGGGATTACAAATATGTGGAAGTACAAAATAAAGACGAAGAATTGGATAAAAGCGATCCAAAACCAAATTACACCCAAGAATTCATTTCGACACTGATTG ttgGACTTGTAATGATTAATTCTGGAATTAATTTCACATGGATTGGTCCAATTTTACCACAATTATTGtctggaaattttaaaatacaaataacaatGGAACAGTCCGTTTGGATCATTGGTTTAGTAAATATTGGAGCTATTCCAGGGTGTTTGGTGGCTTCAAtggtatcaaataaatatgGCAGAAAAAAGGCAATTATTATGTCAGCAATACCATTTATTATCTCAGCATTAATTGATATTTTCGCTGAGTCAGTGCTACATTATTATATAGCGCGATTTATGGGAGGTTACGGTATTGGTGTTAGTTTTGCAGTGGTGCCAATGTACATTAGTGAAATTTCTTCCCCAAATATTCGTGGAATTTTATCTGTTTCAATTTATATGGCCATGAGTATGGgaactttatttgtttttgttttcggtGCGTATTTACCAATTGTTACGTATTGCGCTGTTTTGACAATTTTTCCCATAATTCAGTTAGTTTTCACATTTTACTTGTCAGAAACTCCATACTTTCAtatgattaaaaacaattataatgaagcagaaaatgctttaaaatttcttagaaaaaaatctaACGTTCAAGATGAATTAAATCGCTTAATTGAAGGTTATAAAGATCAAACTGCGGAAGGGAAACCTTCAGTTTGGGATCTGTTTACAGATAGTACAAATCTTAAGTCAGTATTTATAGTTACTGTACTTCTAATGGGGCAAATGTGGACTGGAGCCAGagcaatttttgaatattcacaAGTGCTTTTTGAAGATGGACATTCAAGTATTTCTGCCGAAAAATGTGGCATAATTGTGGCTGTGATGAATTTCGCTGTAATTTTTCTCTCTGGATGGTTAGTTGATCGATTTGGACGACGTAAGCTCATAATGGCTTCTGGTATAATTACGTTTTTACCCTTAGCTGTGCTAGGtggctatttttatttacaagactatacaaattttgagCATATGGAAAAACTTCGATTAATACCGTTAATTGgaattgtatttttcaaattttcatttggaattgGTCTACATGGAATGGCATACGTACTCACGGGGGAATTATTTCCAACAAGTGTTAAAGCTTATGCAACATCTGTGATTTCAATAATTGGATCAGCTATCGCAGTGGCAGCTAATAAAATGTATCAAGTTGTTCTTACTAAATTCGATTATCCAGGTGTTTTTGTGATGTTTATAATGTGgttaattttagtattaatatttgCTTATTTTGTTGTACCAGAAACTAAAGGATTAACATTGGAGGAAATTCAagtgaaattaagaaaattgaataaaaagtaa